The Littorina saxatilis isolate snail1 unplaced genomic scaffold, US_GU_Lsax_2.0 scaffold_271, whole genome shotgun sequence genome has a segment encoding these proteins:
- the LOC138957617 gene encoding uncharacterized protein, with protein MGTLKQLKLKLPVSLELTTLFPFYVIEDGHQVLVDITNVGVVCLYVPFLRFMASVGINDSKEREIQDNNGAEIVSGEQALKSKHYNHIRYACLQQKHCYKTEESDSHKCEMGDNFSGRIKIRRTQTSSVICDNKTMAEDKFDLPVELNDEQGMLCGDNSCCANFDNNDSAIDQTSKTCPESVKFLSSTEVGWPTTNEGIVIQKLLGVLGHMCPDRNCNVRETDCIAPVVIEPTMTVFRDCTQTVTPFSPVYNDTSFLLYEVAENYLSELCGLDAHYLEPLVCLEHVTACKIHRDIALCSTISISTNVVCTKNIVETATLSVQATLTHHLGFHGHSRCEILYVSEGFPWGEQTAGQPHNGVEDEEGEDQNSGSHVGDEYDEEYPQVFSSGYSPFLTVTVSPIHAGNTSPGDVFPVEETGLKDGDKTSSTNSPPTSLPSFFSHSQISDTSDTHDMNLFKFGPVCYRSDAFSEHTENVRVDKTTDIGVTDAADLEKSKCFGERDDEDQPLKKDCHEPRASTLQTQNYPEMRAMEKAVRDLKTKGVELHEYQPAELKTHGKTTKDAEECDCDDSDWSNELQRYLSPPLRPRPEFREWAVGMVRAPFRQQFQSMQQNSSASAGLESEWKRLATFCHYEAPAGIYLIPIAAAGFFLVNEVDASNSNDAKVECAFCTVVVVIKRFCGRNAMALHAELKPQCRFVRGEDVGNISIAEAAERSGAVFVEKYSIPAGHASDATQRSLQTATSPVRRDHLAEVLATDSEPTAAEEPASYPLSLPTDKPGSVFSSLPADIRSSQPFGNNDSGRLRDTAGPQLHQQLQRDGTQGSGSRDVGETVADSRPALAAGTGGSHLAASASATAPSAGRTEMPYQTATFSTPEPQSSSSGTATPSQTTTANQPASNQTNGPHQTTRVSAGPVTSGGTAREAPQSIAQGSEGVERSQISGNGGGTDSSGRSENGTERQLVTYEELGIFSQRPKRPDMAVTQVRINTFEGWPHQASHPKEEMAEAGFYYTGHADLVRCFHCKGGLKTWESSDQPWIEHSRWFPRCPFIKLCKGQKFVQAVQKLNDPDTRPTITESDVLVEIRNMEDEERSSLRDDVVLLENLPNPNAPADPVDAVLARTGLRVDADVTEASMQEVAERLAEENEELTSSTLCKMCQTNEVNVLFLPCGHLVSCAQCAPALRTCAMCRQPVRGSVRVLLDEKRESEEARQQPSGGAAASTQGKA; from the exons ATGGGAACCCTGAAGCAACTAAAACTGAAGCTGCCAGTTTCTCTTGAGCTAACAACGCTGTTTCCTTTTTACGTCATTGAAGACGGACATCAAGTTCTTGTGGATATAACAAACGTCGGtgttgtctgtctatatgtcccCTTTTTGCGTTTCATGGCTTCTGTTGGGATAAACGACTCCAAGGAAAGGGAGATCCAGGACAATAACGGGGCAGAAATTGTTTCTGGGGAACAGGCATTGAAATCAAAACACTACAATCATATCCGATATGCCTGTCTGCAGCAAAAACATTGCTACAAAACAGAAGAATCTGACAGCCACAAATGTGAAATGGGCGATAACTTTAGCGGGAGAATAAAGATCAGAAGGACGCAAACTTCTTCGGTTATTTGTGATAACAAAACAATGGCCGAAGACAAGTTTGATCTCCCAGTTGAACTTAATGATGAGCAAGGCATGTTGTGCGGTGACAACAGTTGTTGCGCGAACTTTGATAACAATGATTCTGCCATTGATCAAACTAGCAAAACATGCCCTGAGAGTGTGAAGTTCCTCTCATCCACAGAAGTGGGTTGGCCTACAACAAATGAAGGCATTGTCATTCAAAAGCTTTTGGGAGTGCTTGGACACATGTGTCCGGACAGAAATTGCAACGTCAGAGAGACTGACTGCATTGCGCCTGTGGTCATAGAACCAACAATGACAGTGTTCAGAGATTGTACTCAAACTGTAACTCCTTTTTCTCCGGTTTACAATGACACTTCATTTCTGTTATATGAAGTTGCCGAGAATTATTTGTCAGAGTTATGTGGTTTGGATGCGCATTACCTTGAGCCTTTGGTATGCCTGGAACATGTTACTGCTTGTAAAATACATCGTGATATTGCCTTATGCTCCACCATTAGCATTAGTACCAATGTAGTGTGCACTAAAAATATCGTAGAAACAGCTACTTTGTCAGTACAAGCCACACTAACTCACCACCTTGGTTTCCACGGGCACAGTCGCTGCGAAATCTTGTATGTAAGCGAAGGTTTCCCATGGGGAGAGCAAACTGCAGGTCAACCTCATAATGGAGTTGAAGATGAAGAAGGGGAAGACCAGAATAGCGGAAGCCATGTAGGTGACGAGTATGACGAGGAATACCCTCAAGTATTTTCCAGTGGATATTCACCTTTTCTAACCGTCACGGTCAGTCCGATTCACGCAGGCAACACCAGTCCTGGTGACGTGTTCCCGGTCGAAGAGACTGGCCTAAAGGATGGGGATAAAACAAGCTCTACCAACTCTCCACCTACATCACTGCCATCCTTCTTTTCGCACTCACAGATTTCGGACACATCTGATACACACGACATGAATCTTTTCAAATTCGGCCCTGTTTGCTACAGAAGCGATGCATTTTCTGAACATACAGAGAATGTCAGAGTTGACAAAACAACGGATATTGGCGTTACTGATGCAGCTGACTTGGAGAAAAGTAAGTGTTTCGGAGAAAGAGACGACGAAGATCAGCCATTGAAGAAGGATTGCCACGAGCCACGGGCATCAACACTACAGACACAGAACTACCCCGAAATGAGAGCCATGGAAAAAGCGGTCAGGGACTTGAAGACGAAAGGGGTCGAGCTTCATGAATACCAGCCAGCTGAGCTAAAGACACACGGGAAAACGACGAAAGACGCAGAAGAATGCGACTGTGACGACTCTGATTGGTCTAATGAGCTTCAGCGGTATTTGTCCCCGCCTCTACGTCCAAGGCCTGAGTTTCGCGAATGGGCTGTTGGAATGGTTCGAGCCCCATTTAGACAACAGTTCCAAAGCATGCAGCAAAACTCATCTGCGTCAGCAGGTCTAGAAAGCGAATGGAAGCGACTGGCCACCTTTTGCCACTATGAAGCTCCAGCGGGAATATATCTAATCCCCATCGCAGCAGCTGGCTTCTTTCTCGTCAATGAAGTCGACGCTTCAAACAGCAATGACGCTAAAGTAGAGTGCGCTTTCTGCACAGTTGTTGTAGTTATCAAGCGTTTCTGTGGCAGAAATGCTATGGCCCTTCACGCTGAACTGAAGCCACAGTGTCGATTCGTCCGTGGAGAGGACGTCGGGAATATTTCCATTGCTGAGGCGGCAGAGCGCTCAGGTGCCGTCTTCGTGGAAAAGTATTCAATACCTGCAGGACATGCTTCTGATG CCACCCAAAGAAGCCTCCAAACCGCCACAAGCCCAGTAAGAAGAGATCATCTGGCCGAAGTACTGGCAACCGACTCCGAACCAACTGCTGCTGAGGAGCCTGCAAGTTACCCGCTGTCTCTGCCGACCGACAAGCCTGGATCAGTTTTCTCCTCCCTGCCTGCAGACATAAGGAGTTCCCAACCCTTTGGTAACAACGACAGTGGCAGGCTCAGAGACACAGCAGGGCCGCAGCTTCACCAGCAGCTTCAGCGGGATGGAACACAAGGTTCAGGTTCTCGAGATGTCGGAGAGACTGTGGCTGATTCCAGGCCAGCTTTGGCGGCTGGTACTGGTGGAAGTCATCTGGCTGCTTCAGCATCCGCGACAGCGCCCAGTGCCG GTAGGACAGAAATGCCCTATCAAACAGCAACATTCAGCACACCCGAGCCCCAATCCTCCAGCTCTGGCACCGCAACACCCAGCCAGACCACCACAGcaaaccagccagccagcaacCAGACCAACGGCCCACACCAGACCACCAGAGTGTCAGCAGGTCCCGTGACCTCTGGAGGAACAGCACGTGAAGCACCCCAGAGCATTGCACAAGGGTCAGAGGGCGTGGAAAGAAGCCAGATCAGTGGCAATGGAGGTGGCACTGACAGTAGTGGTCGCTCTGAGAACGGCACGGAGAGACAG TTGGTAACATACGAGGAGCTGGGCATATTCTCCCAAAGACCGAAGCGACCTGACATGGCTGTGACACAAGTGCGCATCAACACTTTCGAAGGCTGGCCCCACCAGGCTTCACACCCGAAGGAGGAGATGGCAGAGGCTGGATTCTACTACACTG GCCATGCGGACCTTGTCAGATGTTTCCACTGCAAAGGAGGGCTGAAAACATGGGAAAGTTCTGACCAGCCGTGGATCGAACACAGCCGCTGGTTCCCCCGCTGTCCGTTCATCAAGCTGTGCAAGGGACAGAAGTTTGTGCAGGCGGTGCAGAAGCTGAACGACCCAGACACTAGGCCCACG ATCACTGAAAGTGACGTTCTGGTGGAAATCAGGAATATGGAAGACGAAGAAAGAAGCAGTC TGCGTGATGATGTGGTGTTGTTGGAGAATTTGCCCAACCCCAACGCTCCGGCTGATCCGGTCGATGCAGTTCTTGCCAGGACTGGTCTGCGTGTGGACGCTGACGTCACTGAGGCCAGCATGCAAG AGGTTGCGGAACGCTTGGCAGAGGAGAATGAGGAGCTGACGAGCAGCACTCTGTGTAAAATGTGTCAGACGAACGAAGTGAACGTGCTCTTCCTGCCTTGTGGCCACCTGGTGTCCTGTGCACAG TGTGCCCCAGCACTTCGCACGTGCGCTATGTGTCGCCAACCAGTGAGAGGCTCTGTACGCGTGCTTCTGGACGAGAAAAGGGAGAGTGAGGAAGCCAGACAACAACCCTCTGGTGGAGCTGCTGCTTCTACCCAGGGTAAAGCCTAG